DNA sequence from the Pelagibaculum spongiae genome:
TAGAAAACCTTGAGCGCCTTTTTCTAGTGCCTCAATCCCCGTCGCTTTGTCTGACAAAGCAGAAACCACCAGAATAGAAACATTTGGGTTGATTGCCATTAAGTGCTGGATACAAGCGATGCCATCCATTTCTGGCATGGTGATATCCATGGTCACCACATCAGGCTGATGCACCTTGAACAAACTGACTGCTTCTTTGCCATTGCAAGCAGAAGCAACCATAGAAAACCTGCCAGAATCAAAAGCTCGCTGAATTTTATTTCGGATGATATTGGAATCATCGACCGTCATTAATTTAAGCATTTACAGCAATCTCTCCAATATTCCCCGTCATTTCAATCTCATCAACTATTTCAATGCCTGCAAGTTGTGGTGGAATCGAAATCGAGAAGGTACTACCAACGCCTTTTCTAAAACCAACTGTCATTTTTCCGGCCAACTCATTGACCATGTCTTTAACTGCAACCATTCCTACGCCGCGGCCTGAATCACTATCAACCTGACCTTGAGTAGACAGATCTGGCTCGAAGATCATCGAGATAAGCTGCTTGTGATCCATTCTTGCTGCTTGTGCTTCGTCAGCAATTCCTGCCTCAATAGCACGCGCTCGAATTGCTTCTAAATTGAAACCAGCACCGTCATCCTGGAATACATATTCATACGAACCATCATTACGCTTGGCAAAACGAACTAATATTTTTCCAACCGGTTTCTTACTTGCCTGAATACGCTGATCTGGTAGTTCAATACCATGGCTGATTGCATTGCGAATAAATTGAATGGTGATCGAATTAAGCTTTTGCAGTAAATCCTGTTCTAGAACATGATCATTCAATCCTGCAT
Encoded proteins:
- a CDS encoding response regulator; its protein translation is MLKLMTVDDSNIIRNKIQRAFDSGRFSMVASACNGKEAVSLFKVHQPDVVTMDITMPEMDGIACIQHLMAINPNVSILVVSALSDKATGIEALEKGAQGFLIKPFTEQQLSEALIELTEHLDV